The following are encoded together in the Anaeromicrobium sediminis genome:
- a CDS encoding S41 family peptidase: MNKKRSIFSYVAVILITAIITFGITNGISLKVGDKVVISRQNYEYYEDLDKTYGKMISLKNYIESEYYIPTEDKNFEDGMIKGMFSALEDPYSVYMGKKEFDDFMTHTSGTYGGIGVIMTPGKDGFITVVSPIEDTPGEKAGMKAGDKILKVNGKDVTADKLEEAVAMIKGEAGTKVNLTVLRPDTDKTFGVDITRQNIRLKTVKSKIMDNNIGYVRISMFDEQTAKDFKTHLTRLEKENINGLVIDLRNNPGGLLGQCTEIADLLLGKGTIVYTQDRTGKKTYEKSDASKVDFPYVLLVNKGSASASEILAGAVKDTNSGVLIGTTTFGKGLVQQVKPLKDGTGFKLTTAQYFTPNGTYIHGKGIEPNIVVELPQELKEKVGLSEKEDVQLIKALEVVNEKISNK, translated from the coding sequence ATGAATAAAAAGAGGTCCATTTTTAGTTACGTGGCAGTAATACTTATAACTGCAATTATTACTTTTGGTATTACAAATGGTATTTCATTAAAGGTTGGGGATAAGGTAGTAATAAGTAGACAAAATTATGAGTATTATGAAGATCTAGATAAAACCTATGGAAAAATGATTAGTTTAAAAAATTACATAGAATCAGAGTATTATATACCTACAGAAGATAAAAACTTTGAAGATGGTATGATTAAGGGAATGTTCAGTGCCTTAGAGGATCCCTATTCTGTATACATGGGAAAGAAGGAATTTGATGACTTTATGACCCATACATCTGGAACTTATGGTGGGATCGGAGTAATAATGACACCAGGAAAAGATGGCTTTATTACAGTAGTTTCTCCTATAGAAGACACTCCTGGAGAAAAGGCTGGAATGAAAGCTGGAGATAAAATATTAAAGGTAAATGGAAAAGATGTAACAGCAGATAAATTGGAAGAAGCAGTGGCCATGATAAAGGGAGAAGCAGGGACTAAAGTAAATCTTACTGTTTTAAGACCAGATACGGATAAAACCTTTGGTGTTGACATAACAAGACAGAACATTAGACTAAAGACTGTAAAATCTAAAATTATGGATAATAATATTGGATATGTAAGAATTTCCATGTTTGATGAGCAAACGGCTAAAGACTTTAAAACTCATTTAACTAGATTAGAAAAGGAAAATATTAATGGTTTAGTAATAGATTTAAGAAATAATCCAGGTGGATTATTAGGTCAATGTACAGAAATTGCAGATTTACTTTTAGGAAAGGGAACTATTGTCTATACTCAAGATAGAACAGGTAAAAAAACTTATGAAAAATCAGATGCATCAAAGGTGGATTTCCCATATGTATTATTAGTAAATAAGGGAAGTGCCAGTGCATCAGAGATATTAGCAGGAGCTGTAAAGGATACTAACTCTGGTGTATTAATAGGAACAACTACCTTTGGAAAGGGTCTTGTTCAACAAGTAAAACCTCTTAAGGATGGAACTGGATTTAAGCTTACTACGGCACAATATTTCACTCCTAATGGAACATATATTCATGGAAAGGGTATAGAGCCTAATATTGTAGTAGAACTTCCACAGGAACTAAAGGAGAAGGTAGGCTTATCAGAAAAAGAAGACGTACAACTTATAAAGGCATTAGAAGTTGTGAATGAAAAGATATCTAATAAATAG
- a CDS encoding PDZ domain-containing protein → MVYIMGLMGIALKNLFWVICSPLFLVVLILLYIQYRRLRKMEMKTLGYNTNSIRNKMIKSSIYGIGVSLIGTIVVILLGIGVNIKDFYFILPLALILLLINVRYLCFSYGGSIICIISFFTGFPKINISSVIALIGLLHLLESILIYLDGSNDYMPMVMENEKYELVGAFSMQRFWPIPFIILIGVSTRYNNSMSSWWPLLASKDYAYELAGAIAALGYGDMTCIYDPKVKSKIIAKRLFLYSISTIILSVISMKITIFKLIAPVFCITCHELLIRMSLKEEKEKTPLYIPGDEGVLVLEVMEKSPAHYMGLKRGDKIVAVNGYRVNNESDIRYSLNMNENECNIHILKDGRLLIRNYKKRVYRLGAFVISKDSRVVLQLSNNFSILKKIINKFKKRKHAV, encoded by the coding sequence TTGGTATATATAATGGGATTGATGGGCATTGCTCTTAAGAATTTGTTTTGGGTCATATGTTCTCCCTTGTTCTTAGTAGTCCTTATACTTCTTTATATACAATATAGAAGATTAAGGAAAATGGAAATGAAAACTTTAGGATATAATACAAATTCTATAAGAAATAAGATGATAAAATCTAGTATATACGGAATTGGTGTATCATTAATTGGAACCATAGTTGTTATACTATTGGGAATAGGCGTAAATATTAAGGATTTTTATTTTATATTGCCCCTAGCATTGATTTTATTACTAATAAATGTGAGATATCTATGTTTTTCTTATGGTGGCAGTATTATTTGTATAATAAGCTTTTTTACAGGATTTCCAAAGATTAATATTTCAAGTGTAATAGCTTTAATAGGGCTTCTTCATCTATTAGAGAGCATTCTCATATACTTAGATGGGAGCAATGATTATATGCCCATGGTAATGGAGAATGAGAAATATGAGTTAGTAGGAGCATTTTCCATGCAACGGTTTTGGCCCATACCATTTATAATATTAATAGGCGTGAGTACAAGATATAATAACAGTATGTCTAGCTGGTGGCCCCTTTTGGCTTCTAAAGATTATGCATATGAATTGGCAGGGGCCATTGCAGCCCTAGGATATGGAGATATGACATGCATATATGATCCTAAAGTCAAAAGTAAAATAATTGCTAAGAGATTATTTTTATATAGCATTAGTACCATTATATTAAGTGTAATAAGCATGAAGATAACCATATTTAAATTAATAGCACCAGTATTCTGTATAACATGCCATGAACTTTTAATAAGGATGAGTTTGAAAGAAGAAAAGGAAAAAACTCCTTTATATATACCGGGGGATGAAGGGGTCTTAGTATTAGAAGTAATGGAAAAAAGCCCAGCCCATTATATGGGACTTAAGAGGGGGGATAAAATAGTTGCTGTAAATGGTTATAGGGTAAATAATGAGTCAGATATTAGATATAGTTTAAACATGAACGAGAATGAATGTAATATACATATTTTAAAGGATGGTAGGCTTTTAATAAGAAATTATAAAAAAAGAGTATATAGGCTAGGGGCCTTTGTAATATCTAAGGATTCTAGAGTAGTATTACAATTATCTAATAACTTTAGTATATTGAAAAAAATAATAAATAAATTTAAGAAAAGGAAACATGCAGTTTAA
- a CDS encoding aminotransferase class IV, translating to MKLEAFLDYYIYNGKKFSTQGEDKFQHIKEPVVYEVIRIIDGQPLFLEEHIDRMRKSMDLLKAKLKKDNEEIEREIYKLIEINREKNMNVKLVCGDIHNSQNFIAYFIKSNYPKREVYNDGIHTIIYNTERHNPNAKVVDSDLRSKINEKLKEEHGFEALLVNEEGCVTEGSRSNIFFVDDNCVYTASNDNVLMGITRTQIFKICEKLNFKIEERNISVKEIKTLKGAFMTGTSVNVLPIRTVENINLNSVQNEIIKNISDSYNKMVEEYIRNRKKSN from the coding sequence ATGAAATTAGAAGCGTTTTTAGATTATTACATATATAATGGTAAAAAATTTAGTACACAGGGAGAAGATAAATTTCAACATATTAAAGAGCCTGTAGTGTATGAAGTAATTAGAATAATAGATGGACAACCTCTTTTTCTGGAAGAGCACATAGATAGAATGAGAAAATCTATGGATTTACTAAAAGCTAAATTGAAAAAGGATAATGAAGAAATTGAAAGAGAAATATATAAATTAATTGAAATTAATAGAGAAAAAAATATGAATGTAAAACTTGTGTGTGGGGATATACATAATAGTCAAAACTTCATAGCATATTTTATAAAAAGTAATTACCCTAAAAGGGAAGTGTATAATGATGGAATACACACTATAATCTATAATACAGAAAGACACAATCCAAACGCAAAAGTAGTTGATTCGGATTTAAGAAGTAAGATTAACGAAAAATTAAAGGAAGAACACGGGTTTGAAGCCTTACTTGTTAATGAAGAAGGGTGTGTAACAGAAGGAAGTAGATCAAATATATTTTTTGTAGATGATAATTGTGTATATACAGCTTCTAATGATAATGTATTAATGGGAATTACTAGGACTCAAATATTTAAAATATGTGAAAAATTAAATTTTAAAATAGAAGAAAGAAATATTTCAGTAAAAGAAATAAAGACTTTAAAGGGAGCCTTTATGACGGGCACATCAGTAAATGTGCTGCCCATAAGGACTGTGGAAAATATTAATTTAAATTCTGTACAAAATGAAATAATTAAAAACATATCTGACTCATATAATAAAATGGTAGAAGAATACATTAGAAATAGAAAAAAGAGCAATTAG
- a CDS encoding sensor domain-containing diguanylate cyclase: MLQISNSIVNINDKDTLFQIVVDSAVEIIDKADVASILIKTKNGDFQFRALHRCPLNFISDIRLGMDETFLRNYNRENLYQSVIVNHSDEFNERYMDKGTFQRLNGLNLLNIKSTICTPIIVDGELYGFFNVDSKKSHGIFTEEDQVIMEYLSGQLSIAIRNQSLFEKTLFLSQYDGLTKVYHRHYFEEIYSNTYKRALRYGEKFSLGIVDLNDLKIINDIYGHIAGDQAISLFSKVLKENFRESDIIGRYGGDEFIIVALNSQIDQIKDKFHTIQKTLIEKPILYNNKKITITFSYGISSFPEDIVDSDELIRIADFRMYENKKKQKQKAL; this comes from the coding sequence ATGCTCCAAATTAGTAACTCTATTGTTAATATTAACGATAAGGATACTTTATTTCAAATCGTTGTGGATAGTGCTGTAGAAATAATAGACAAAGCAGATGTGGCAAGTATTTTAATAAAAACTAAGAATGGTGATTTCCAATTTAGGGCTCTTCACAGATGTCCTCTAAATTTCATATCTGACATAAGATTAGGTATGGATGAAACCTTCCTAAGAAACTATAATAGAGAAAATCTTTATCAATCTGTTATTGTAAATCACTCCGATGAATTTAACGAAAGGTACATGGACAAGGGTACTTTTCAACGATTGAATGGATTAAACCTATTAAATATAAAATCTACCATATGTACACCCATAATTGTAGATGGAGAATTGTATGGTTTCTTTAATGTGGATAGCAAAAAATCCCATGGCATTTTTACAGAAGAAGACCAAGTCATAATGGAATATCTATCTGGGCAACTTAGTATAGCCATTAGAAATCAATCCCTTTTTGAAAAAACTCTATTTCTATCTCAATATGACGGATTAACCAAGGTCTATCACAGACATTACTTTGAAGAAATCTATTCTAATACTTATAAAAGGGCCCTAAGGTATGGAGAAAAATTTTCATTAGGTATTGTAGATTTAAATGATTTAAAAATAATAAATGATATTTATGGACATATAGCAGGGGATCAGGCCATAAGCCTCTTTTCAAAGGTGTTAAAGGAAAATTTCAGAGAATCTGATATTATTGGTAGGTATGGTGGAGACGAATTTATAATAGTAGCTCTAAACTCTCAGATAGATCAAATTAAAGACAAATTTCATACTATCCAAAAGACTTTAATTGAAAAACCAATTTTATATAACAATAAGAAAATAACTATCACCTTTAGTTATGGAATATCCTCATTTCCAGAGGATATTGTTGATAGTGATGAGTTAATAAGGATAGCCGATTTTCGCATGTATGAAAATAAGAAAAAACAAAAGCAAAAGGCCCTATAA
- the uvrB gene encoding excinuclease ABC subunit UvrB: protein MGEFKLTSDYKPTGDQPQAIDSLVDGINKGIKEQTLLGVTGSGKTFTMANVIQQVKKPTLVIAHNKTLAAQLCSEFKEFFPENAVEYFVSYYDYYQPEAYVAHTDTYIEKDAQINDEIDKLRHSATASLFERKDVIIVASVSCIYGLGDPIDYEKLVLSLRPGMIKSRDDILRKLVDIQYSRNDINFVRGTFRVRGDTIEIFPAAESENAIRVELFGDEIDRITEVNTITGQVVGTRNHISIFPASHYVTTKDKLEKAIEDIEEELEETVEKFKKNEQHLEAQRIKQRTMYDVEMLKEVGFCQGIENYSRHISQREPGSKPHTLIDYFPDDFLIIVDESHVTIPQIRGMYAGDRSRKGSLIDHGFRMPSAYDNRPMNFEEFESMINQIVFVSATPGPYEKEHSDNTVQQIIRPTGLIDPPIDVRPIDGQIDDLIGEVNTVLDRGERVLVTTLTKKMAEDLTNYLKEVGIKVRYLHSDIDTIERMEIIRDLRLGVFDVLVGINLLREGLDIPEVSLVCILDADKQGFLRSETSLVQTIGRAARNVNGKVIMYADKITKAMKYAMDETNRRREIQEKYNEENNIVPTGIKKKVRDLIEATKVAEDEAAYDVNVSADALEEKISQLEAEMMEAATNLQFERAAELRDTITKLKEELEGK, encoded by the coding sequence ATGGGAGAGTTTAAATTAACATCAGATTATAAACCAACAGGAGACCAGCCACAGGCCATAGACAGTTTAGTTGATGGAATAAATAAAGGAATTAAAGAACAGACCTTACTTGGAGTTACAGGCTCTGGTAAAACCTTTACTATGGCCAATGTAATACAACAAGTGAAAAAGCCTACTTTAGTAATAGCTCACAACAAAACATTAGCAGCTCAACTTTGTAGTGAGTTTAAAGAGTTTTTTCCAGAAAATGCAGTGGAATATTTTGTGAGTTACTATGACTATTACCAGCCAGAAGCCTATGTGGCACATACTGACACTTATATAGAAAAGGATGCCCAAATAAATGATGAAATAGATAAATTAAGACACTCAGCTACGGCATCTCTATTTGAAAGAAAAGACGTTATAATAGTAGCTAGTGTATCTTGTATTTATGGACTTGGAGATCCAATCGATTATGAAAAACTAGTTTTATCCCTAAGGCCAGGAATGATTAAATCCAGGGATGATATATTAAGAAAATTAGTAGATATTCAATACAGCAGAAATGATATAAATTTCGTAAGAGGTACCTTTAGGGTAAGGGGAGATACTATAGAAATATTTCCAGCAGCAGAAAGTGAAAATGCCATAAGGGTGGAACTCTTCGGAGATGAGATAGATAGGATAACAGAAGTAAACACCATAACGGGACAGGTTGTAGGGACTAGAAATCATATATCCATATTTCCAGCGTCACACTATGTAACTACTAAGGATAAGTTAGAAAAAGCAATTGAAGATATAGAAGAAGAACTAGAAGAGACTGTAGAAAAGTTTAAAAAGAATGAGCAACATTTAGAAGCTCAAAGAATTAAACAAAGAACCATGTATGATGTTGAAATGTTAAAGGAAGTGGGATTTTGTCAAGGAATAGAAAACTACTCAAGGCATATATCTCAAAGGGAGCCAGGAAGTAAACCTCATACCCTAATAGATTACTTCCCAGATGATTTTTTAATAATAGTTGATGAATCCCATGTTACAATACCACAAATAAGGGGTATGTATGCAGGGGATAGGTCAAGAAAGGGAAGCTTAATTGACCATGGATTTAGAATGCCATCAGCCTATGATAACAGACCTATGAACTTTGAAGAATTTGAATCTATGATAAATCAAATAGTATTTGTTAGTGCCACACCTGGGCCTTATGAAAAGGAACATAGTGACAATACGGTACAGCAAATAATCAGACCAACAGGTCTAATAGATCCACCAATAGATGTAAGACCAATAGATGGACAAATAGATGATTTAATAGGAGAGGTAAACACAGTTTTAGATAGGGGAGAAAGGGTATTAGTCACTACCCTTACAAAGAAAATGGCAGAGGATTTAACTAATTATTTAAAAGAAGTTGGAATTAAAGTAAGATATCTTCACTCTGACATAGACACTATAGAGAGAATGGAAATAATAAGAGATTTGCGTTTAGGCGTATTTGACGTACTTGTGGGAATAAACCTCCTAAGGGAAGGTCTAGATATACCAGAAGTTTCATTAGTATGTATATTAGATGCAGATAAGCAAGGATTCTTAAGATCTGAGACTTCCTTAGTTCAGACTATAGGAAGGGCTGCTAGAAACGTAAATGGAAAAGTAATCATGTATGCAGATAAAATAACTAAGGCTATGAAATATGCCATGGATGAAACTAATAGAAGACGTGAAATCCAGGAAAAATATAATGAAGAAAATAATATTGTTCCAACGGGAATTAAAAAGAAAGTAAGGGACTTAATAGAAGCAACTAAGGTGGCAGAGGATGAAGCTGCTTATGATGTGAATGTAAGTGCAGATGCATTAGAAGAAAAAATTAGTCAATTAGAGGCAGAAATGATGGAAGCAGCCACAAACTTACAGTTTGAGAGAGCAGCAGAATTAAGAGATACCATAACAAAACTTAAAGAAGAGTTGGAGGGAAAGTAA